In one window of Arthrobacter pascens DNA:
- a CDS encoding sirohydrochlorin chelatase, which translates to MKSPIMIACAHGTSSAQGAAEVNALRDAIAALRPGLEVREAYVDVQQPDLVDVMASLPEGDKGAESAVVVPLLLSIGYHVKVDIARAVKSRPGSLAAAPLGPNPRLAALLDQRLLEAGVTHRDAVVLAAAGSSNPNAAVSVEELAGQLRELRPNRIMAAYGASAKPSVPDAVAILREEAEGGAGAGESAGAVDLGGRVVIASYLLAHGYFHDQLAKAGADLVTEPLLPSPVLAEIALERYDAAIAANSDFARPAGDS; encoded by the coding sequence ATGAAGAGCCCCATCATGATTGCCTGCGCCCACGGGACATCCAGTGCGCAAGGAGCCGCGGAGGTCAACGCCCTGCGCGACGCCATCGCAGCCCTGCGCCCGGGACTTGAGGTGCGGGAAGCCTATGTGGACGTCCAGCAACCTGACCTCGTGGACGTGATGGCGTCGCTCCCCGAAGGGGACAAGGGAGCCGAGTCAGCCGTTGTGGTACCGCTCCTGCTCAGCATCGGCTACCACGTCAAGGTGGACATCGCCAGGGCGGTGAAGAGCCGGCCGGGCAGCCTTGCCGCCGCGCCGCTTGGCCCGAATCCGCGGCTGGCCGCCCTGCTGGACCAGCGCCTCCTGGAGGCTGGAGTCACGCACCGGGACGCCGTCGTCCTCGCCGCCGCCGGGTCCTCCAACCCGAACGCCGCCGTCAGCGTGGAGGAGCTGGCAGGGCAGCTCAGGGAACTGCGGCCAAACCGGATCATGGCCGCCTACGGTGCCTCCGCCAAGCCCTCGGTGCCCGACGCCGTAGCGATCCTTCGCGAGGAAGCAGAAGGCGGTGCCGGAGCGGGGGAGTCCGCGGGTGCCGTTGACCTTGGCGGCCGGGTGGTTATTGCGTCCTACCTCTTGGCGCACGGTTACTTCCATGACCAGCTGGCCAAAGCCGGGGCAGACCTGGTCACGGAGCCCCTGCTGCCTTCTCCCGTGCTGGCCGAGATTGCGCTGGAACGCTACGACGCAGCGATCGCGGCTAATTCGGATTTCGCAAGGCCCGCCGGCGATTCATGA
- a CDS encoding nitrite/sulfite reductase, which yields MTDTALAGASADPASSKRPARTSSRPAAKPHGQWKVDGTAPLNANETWKQEDDGLNVRERIESIYSKEGFDSIPGQDLHGRFRWWGLYTQRKPGIDGGKTATLEPHELEDKYFMLRVRIDGGALTTEQLRVIGQISVDFARDSADLTDRQNIQLHWIRVEDIPEIWTRLEGVGLSTTEACGDVPRVILGSPVAGIAKDEIIDPTPLIAELGERFIGNPLLSNLPRKYKTAITGHPSQDVVHEINDFALVGVRHPELGVGYDLWAGGALSTNPMLGKRLGAFVKPEEAAEVWLGVTSIFRDYGYRRMRTKARLKFLMADWGPEKFRQILEDEYLGYKLADGPAAPKPTSPGDHIGVHEQKDGKFFIGATPLAGRLSGAALVKLADTLEARGSYRLRTTPHQKLVVLDVVKEQVEPLVAELDALGLSARPSVFRRGTIACTGIEYCKLAIVETKVTAATAIAELERRLADLAASGELPHALSLHINGCPNSCARIQTADIGLKGMMLPTPDGDPTPGFQVHLGGGLASNDREEAGLGRTVRGLKVYVEDLPDYVERVVRTFVAQRAEGQTFAEWAHAADEEALQ from the coding sequence ATGACTGATACAGCTCTAGCCGGAGCGTCCGCGGACCCCGCTTCCTCCAAGCGCCCCGCACGCACCTCTTCCCGCCCTGCCGCCAAGCCGCACGGGCAGTGGAAAGTGGACGGCACCGCCCCGCTGAACGCCAACGAAACCTGGAAACAGGAAGACGACGGCCTTAACGTGCGCGAGCGTATCGAGTCCATCTACTCCAAAGAGGGCTTCGACTCCATTCCGGGGCAGGACCTCCACGGCCGTTTCCGCTGGTGGGGCCTGTACACCCAGCGCAAGCCAGGGATCGACGGCGGCAAGACCGCAACACTCGAGCCGCACGAGCTTGAGGACAAGTACTTCATGCTCCGGGTCAGGATCGACGGCGGCGCCCTCACCACCGAGCAGCTGCGCGTCATCGGCCAGATCTCGGTTGATTTCGCACGGGATTCCGCCGACCTCACCGACCGCCAGAACATCCAGTTGCACTGGATCCGCGTGGAGGACATTCCCGAAATCTGGACCCGCCTCGAAGGTGTCGGCCTGTCCACCACCGAGGCCTGCGGCGACGTGCCCCGCGTCATCCTGGGCTCCCCGGTGGCTGGCATCGCCAAGGACGAGATCATCGACCCCACACCGCTCATCGCGGAACTCGGCGAACGCTTCATCGGCAACCCGCTGCTGTCCAACCTGCCGCGCAAGTACAAGACCGCCATCACCGGCCACCCCAGCCAGGACGTGGTGCATGAGATCAACGACTTCGCCCTGGTAGGCGTGCGCCACCCCGAGCTGGGCGTCGGCTATGACCTCTGGGCCGGCGGCGCGCTCTCCACCAACCCGATGCTCGGCAAGCGCCTGGGTGCCTTCGTGAAGCCTGAGGAAGCCGCCGAAGTATGGCTCGGCGTCACCAGCATCTTCCGCGACTACGGTTACCGCCGGATGCGCACCAAGGCCCGCCTGAAGTTCCTGATGGCTGACTGGGGTCCGGAGAAGTTCCGCCAGATCCTCGAGGACGAATACCTGGGCTACAAGCTGGCCGACGGCCCGGCCGCGCCCAAGCCCACCAGCCCCGGCGACCACATCGGCGTGCACGAGCAGAAGGACGGCAAGTTCTTCATCGGCGCCACCCCGCTGGCCGGCCGCCTGTCCGGCGCGGCGCTGGTCAAGCTCGCTGACACCCTTGAAGCCCGAGGGTCGTACCGGCTCCGGACCACTCCGCACCAGAAGCTCGTGGTCCTGGATGTTGTCAAGGAGCAGGTGGAGCCCCTGGTGGCCGAACTGGATGCCCTGGGCCTGTCCGCCCGCCCGTCCGTGTTCCGCCGCGGCACCATCGCGTGCACCGGCATCGAGTACTGCAAGCTGGCCATCGTTGAAACCAAGGTCACGGCGGCCACCGCCATCGCCGAGCTGGAGCGCCGCCTCGCGGACCTGGCAGCCTCGGGTGAACTGCCGCACGCATTGTCCCTGCACATCAACGGCTGCCCCAACTCCTGCGCCCGCATCCAGACGGCGGACATCGGACTTAAAGGCATGATGCTGCCAACGCCCGACGGCGACCCCACCCCGGGTTTCCAGGTCCACCTGGGGGGCGGGCTGGCTTCCAACGACCGTGAAGAAGCCGGCCTGGGACGCACCGTCCGCGGCCTTAAGGTCTACGTCGAGGACCTGCCGGACTACGTGGAGCGCGTGGTACGAACGTTCGTTGCCCAGCGTGCCGAAGGCCAGACCTTCGCCGAGTGGGCGCATGCAGCAGACGAGGAGGCACTCCAGTGA
- a CDS encoding phosphoadenylyl-sulfate reductase: MSEQAAGTAPVAETAVPKLRSKDELKALAESGAAELGWDAPARDVIAWVERNFDLPAVAVACSMADSVLPALVADQMPGVDVLFLETGYHFPETYATRDEVAANLRVNVVDVLPENTVEQQDRLLGKDLFARDAAQCCALRKVAPLRRTLAGYELWFTGVRRDEAPTRTNTPLVTWDEANSLVKVNPVAAWTFDQLVQYSDDNLLPVNPLLSQGYPSIGCQPCTRKVAPGDDPRAGRWAGTDKTECGLHV; encoded by the coding sequence GTGAGCGAGCAAGCAGCAGGCACCGCCCCGGTGGCGGAAACAGCAGTGCCCAAGCTCCGGAGCAAGGACGAGCTGAAAGCCCTCGCCGAATCCGGTGCCGCCGAACTCGGCTGGGACGCCCCGGCCCGTGACGTCATCGCCTGGGTTGAGCGCAACTTCGACCTTCCCGCCGTCGCGGTGGCCTGCTCCATGGCCGACTCCGTCCTCCCGGCGCTCGTCGCTGACCAAATGCCCGGCGTCGACGTCCTGTTCCTGGAGACCGGCTACCACTTCCCGGAGACCTACGCGACCCGGGATGAGGTTGCCGCGAACCTCCGCGTCAACGTGGTGGACGTGCTCCCCGAGAACACGGTGGAACAGCAGGACCGGCTCCTGGGCAAGGACCTCTTCGCCCGCGACGCCGCCCAGTGCTGCGCCCTCCGCAAGGTAGCCCCGCTGCGCCGCACCCTGGCCGGCTATGAACTCTGGTTCACTGGCGTGCGCCGCGACGAGGCGCCCACCCGCACCAACACTCCGCTGGTGACCTGGGACGAGGCCAACAGCCTGGTCAAGGTCAACCCGGTGGCCGCCTGGACGTTCGACCAGCTGGTCCAGTACTCGGATGACAACCTCCTGCCCGTCAACCCGCTGCTTTCCCAGGGTTACCCCTCCATCGGCTGCCAGCCCTGCACCCGCAAGGTGGCGCCAGGAGATGACCCCCGCGCCGGCCGCTGGGCAGGCACCGACAAGACAGAATGCGGACTACACGTATGA
- the cysD gene encoding sulfate adenylyltransferase subunit CysD — protein MSTFLTEEPTQVTDAAISTRLSSLDTLESEAIHIIREVVAEFEKPALLFSGGKDSVVMLHLATKAFWPGKVPFPVLHVDTGHNFPEVIDFRDRTVERLGLKLVVGSVQEFIDRGELAERADGTRNPLQTVPLLDAIQQNKFDAVFGGGRRDEDKARAKERILSLRDEFGQWDPRNQRPELWNLYNGRHTVGQHVRAFPISNWTELDIWRYIERENIELPGLYYAHDREVFARDGMWRAVGEVSQPLPHEEVIVKTVRYRTVGDMSCTGAVESAAATMSDVVIEVAASTITERGATRADDRISEAAMEDRKKDGYF, from the coding sequence ATGAGCACTTTCCTAACCGAGGAGCCCACCCAGGTGACTGACGCTGCCATTTCCACGCGCCTGAGCAGCCTGGACACGCTTGAGTCCGAGGCCATTCACATCATCCGCGAGGTTGTGGCCGAGTTCGAGAAGCCCGCGCTGCTGTTCTCCGGCGGCAAAGACTCCGTGGTCATGCTGCACCTGGCTACCAAGGCGTTCTGGCCCGGCAAGGTTCCGTTCCCCGTGCTGCACGTGGACACCGGCCACAACTTCCCCGAGGTCATCGATTTCCGCGACCGCACGGTGGAGCGGCTGGGACTGAAGCTCGTCGTCGGCTCCGTCCAGGAATTCATTGACCGCGGCGAGCTCGCGGAGCGTGCCGATGGCACCCGCAACCCGCTGCAGACTGTCCCGCTGCTGGACGCCATCCAGCAGAACAAGTTCGACGCCGTCTTCGGCGGCGGCCGCCGTGACGAGGACAAGGCCCGCGCCAAGGAGCGCATCCTGAGCCTCCGCGACGAGTTCGGCCAGTGGGACCCGCGCAACCAGCGCCCCGAGCTGTGGAACCTGTACAACGGCCGCCACACCGTGGGCCAGCACGTCCGCGCATTCCCCATCAGCAACTGGACCGAGCTGGACATCTGGCGCTATATCGAACGCGAAAACATCGAGCTGCCGGGCCTGTATTACGCCCACGACCGCGAAGTGTTTGCCCGCGACGGCATGTGGCGTGCAGTAGGCGAGGTTTCCCAGCCGCTGCCGCACGAGGAAGTCATTGTCAAGACGGTCCGCTACCGCACCGTGGGCGACATGTCCTGCACCGGTGCCGTTGAATCGGCCGCAGCCACCATGAGCGACGTTGTGATCGAAGTTGCCGCCTCCACCATCACCGAACGTGGTGCCACCCGTGCAGATGACCGCATCTCCGAGGCAGCCATGGAAGACCGCAAGAAGGATGGTTACTTCTAA